In Marivirga salinae, a single window of DNA contains:
- a CDS encoding SDR family NAD(P)-dependent oxidoreductase, giving the protein MKILITGGTNGIGKGVAKILAGLDDPKNEIIILCRSEKLGKETIKEFKRTTSNTKISMVLCDLTKLSDVKSAIEEVQSKHKFLDGIFINAGIGYAAKRVETGDGMDSHFQVNYLSQFMLTLGLLNLLEKSENGGRVIFNVTTVKDKIFWDDIQMRNNWSFEKGIHQAMVAKRMFLNKLHNLYQEKKDSRLSFIGFEISETVWSNQVNIIPYFMKTMATLMKWLGQFISVEKCGEIMAPLFIENQKDSLNKSGKIITWKKNDFIVIKEKKDVLNQTLQDKLWEHSIRLCKDEKTSKIAENLCN; this is encoded by the coding sequence ATGAAAATATTAATTACTGGAGGCACAAATGGAATAGGTAAAGGCGTTGCCAAAATATTAGCCGGTCTGGATGACCCAAAAAATGAAATAATTATACTTTGTAGGTCTGAGAAATTAGGTAAAGAAACTATCAAAGAATTTAAAAGAACAACTTCAAATACGAAAATTTCAATGGTTTTGTGCGACCTGACAAAACTAAGTGATGTTAAGAGCGCAATAGAAGAGGTTCAAAGTAAGCATAAATTTCTTGATGGTATTTTCATTAATGCAGGGATTGGCTACGCTGCCAAACGTGTTGAAACGGGTGATGGGATGGATTCACATTTTCAGGTAAATTATCTGTCTCAATTTATGTTGACATTAGGGTTATTGAATTTGTTGGAGAAGTCTGAAAATGGAGGTAGGGTTATTTTTAATGTAACTACTGTAAAGGATAAAATATTTTGGGATGATATACAGATGAGAAATAATTGGAGCTTCGAAAAAGGAATTCATCAGGCTATGGTTGCAAAACGAATGTTTCTAAATAAGTTACATAACTTGTATCAAGAAAAAAAAGATTCAAGATTGTCTTTCATTGGTTTTGAGATTTCAGAAACTGTCTGGAGTAATCAGGTTAACATTATTCCTTATTTTATGAAAACAATGGCGACTTTAATGAAATGGTTAGGTCAGTTTATTTCAGTAGAAAAATGTGGTGAGATAATGGCTCCTCTGTTTATAGAAAATCAGAAAGATAGTTTAAATAAATCAGGAAAAATTATTACTTGGAAGAAAAACGATTTTATTGTAATCAAAGAAAAAAAAGATGTATTAAATCAGACATTGCAAGACAAACTATGGGAGCATAGTATTAGATTATGTAAAGATGAAAAAACGAGTAAAATTGCAGAAAACCTTTGTAATTGA
- a CDS encoding Crp/Fnr family transcriptional regulator: MYQQLHQSIAQFIDTTEEEKNFLERAFIYKKVPKKVRLVDYGQVSNELYFINKGIIRLFYPKDGEEITGYLFKENLFSSSYDSFLTQTPSLQILETLEDCELLVITKDSLNQLYEQMPAMHIFTRKMAEQRFINAQRILSSFILDSPEERYLKFETANKDLLQRVPQHYIASFLGITPVSLSRIRKRLMDKED; this comes from the coding sequence ATGTACCAGCAGCTGCACCAGTCTATAGCTCAATTTATAGATACTACTGAGGAGGAAAAGAATTTTTTAGAAAGAGCATTCATATATAAAAAAGTGCCTAAAAAGGTTAGATTGGTAGATTATGGTCAGGTTTCTAATGAGTTATATTTTATTAACAAGGGCATCATCCGATTATTTTATCCTAAAGATGGAGAAGAAATTACAGGTTACTTATTTAAAGAAAACCTGTTCTCAAGTAGCTATGATAGTTTTCTCACTCAAACCCCAAGTTTACAAATTCTGGAAACCCTTGAAGATTGTGAATTATTAGTGATCACGAAGGACAGCTTAAACCAATTATATGAGCAGATGCCGGCCATGCATATTTTCACCCGTAAAATGGCGGAGCAACGATTTATCAATGCCCAAAGGATTTTATCCTCCTTCATTTTAGACAGTCCAGAAGAACGCTATCTAAAATTTGAAACTGCCAATAAAGATTTGCTGCAGCGAGTGCCTCAGCATTATATCGCGTCCTTTTTAGGAATTACTCCAGTCAGCTTGAGCCGAATTCGTAAAAGATTGATGGATAAGGAGGATTAA
- a CDS encoding cadherin domain-containing protein, which produces MSKYILIILALCFFKVEPLAAQKLDGGFKDADETNKFRAIDFNKQFISDVIEYKGKLLAFGKGTIYSYNPVDEKINVLIDGIKADVGEVSSGEFVGVYSMMVNEKPSDVVVYNLYDKNRVALGAGYALLSDLVPNSFNNQGEILEFIPEGQGYYVEKVNEKTMLSTGGIGESKYNEVREIFSFRKFKHGAISTNVLFFVDYKTSDFKTSILYKITMGDSPTNASGITELFSHDLAIFNDAAVFVSAAKDLTTATGEKGETVKVIEAGIGMKNHFTFGDDFFCTFIPGDQQIYVFDPKFELQKKVSDLGPDGLFLKNGLNNVLNLTPNLVALETKNLEVLLFDSDLNQRNENNIVKSNFPLLNVDLVDKLAFLSTRSLTNPVEEVSVVDIANGTTNLQFKLEIPIEDYSVHNTYANSTSGIYLAAANKDNGFEVFIENEKGFQVAEEIFNTDYEQAILEQLEVTEVLPEYSTYPKRILNLNGTIYSLSRLQMPDAYTDADAQAAGINTAVRDMNFLYKLNKRPGNPSPASFSVDENEAKGTVLGTISATDQDDDNLSFQLVSGTGSSDNSKVTLSGSQLSLVEVPDYEADTLWAIRVQVTDPHGDSRSRAITININDVNDAPTGLDLTTEYVSESLPIGDPVAGIETVDEDETDNFTYSLVVSNTNPGVADADNLSFSISDSVLVSNTTFDAALKSQYSITLEVSDKGGATYQQAFVINITEENEVPTDILLDNNSIAENLTERTLVGTLDTEDADADEDNDDTDDVDFTYALVSGNGDGDNSSFEISADSLFAINSFDFEANSSLSIRVQTTDPKMATFSKVLGISVTDANDPPIGIILSSDSIDENQSNETVVGTLDGEDPDETEDFSFSLIDETNFPDNTAFSINTNNELVQSVDEFDFESQSIYEIKLQLTDKEGETIDSVFTIHVVDVNDAPADITLSGNSVNEESSNAIAGQLSAVDEDATDNHTFHLPKDSLSNDKFQILTGDELALAAPLNFEVDDKFYEIYVEVSDISGAVYGKTFEIELLDINDPVDTLVMKRTSVKGGLSFEEKVSNIELRDEDLGNNISNFYSREDYVMSLVDNANFPDNSNFQITFLNEDGLYALEAATDLTFDEAADNLYEIKIEVVNIDLSYVQTFKIELVSESANTPPTNINISNDSVFNVATAGTEIGVLSTEDDAADTHTYSLASNSSSNDNELFSIATDRLILDANLKDSTEESFVVVVISEDNGGLSLTEEITIYVKEFEDSTPPEITGVTGGDRSVQEDDNSYEISGSVTDDIFIESVELEYGPVTSIEFTKKDLIELDGGQFTGSIPFEQGDAFGLKARIIAVDTSGNSTASDTVYFYKEITSSSALATLPKENIGKGKKSADYRMFSVPYNIQSQNQSIRDIFETSLGETYSDGNFKVYHWDPEKESYEEFLSLGTIEPGLAYWFSTTLEDPIINFGGGNVYPYKVGDKAVWKLKAGWNQIGNPYPVSIDWNLIQSTYPTIGDLYMFGSEGYTTEATLAPHQGAFILVQEDINIEADVTNNLGGRQASLASETESSLELAFKLTQGELHAEGGVAMHKEASDGLDGLDQANPPALGNHVEISFKQPESIWDNYRWDVVREKDYHVWSFTVNVQNKDQFSSLSWEANDFLKGQFYLIDLEGLQKIDLTEHSEYQFRGGNQHQFKLIYDRFSTGRFDLGTSMIGAPYPNPFKSDLFIPVNISDQRNANIMIEVMDLNGKLVAKKSWNRELKAGYQLLSFDGANQNAENGTSFSNGVYLYQLTITENNSTIKKMGRIIKY; this is translated from the coding sequence ATGAGTAAATATATACTTATAATTTTAGCACTTTGTTTTTTTAAAGTAGAGCCATTAGCTGCTCAGAAGCTCGATGGAGGCTTTAAAGATGCGGATGAAACTAACAAATTCAGAGCTATTGACTTTAATAAGCAGTTTATTTCCGATGTAATCGAATACAAAGGAAAACTTCTTGCTTTTGGGAAAGGAACTATTTATAGCTATAACCCGGTGGATGAAAAAATCAATGTTTTAATTGATGGAATCAAAGCGGATGTAGGAGAGGTAAGTTCAGGAGAATTTGTAGGTGTTTATAGCATGATGGTAAATGAAAAGCCATCTGACGTTGTTGTCTACAATCTTTATGATAAAAACAGAGTTGCTTTAGGGGCTGGCTATGCTTTGTTAAGTGATCTAGTACCTAACTCTTTCAATAATCAGGGCGAAATATTAGAATTTATCCCTGAAGGACAAGGGTATTATGTAGAAAAAGTGAATGAAAAAACGATGCTATCTACGGGTGGTATTGGAGAATCAAAATACAATGAGGTTCGAGAGATTTTTTCATTTAGAAAATTCAAACACGGTGCTATTTCTACTAATGTTTTGTTTTTTGTCGATTATAAAACTAGTGATTTTAAGACCTCAATCTTGTATAAAATTACAATGGGAGATTCTCCTACTAATGCTTCAGGCATCACTGAATTATTCAGTCATGACTTGGCAATTTTTAATGATGCAGCTGTATTTGTGAGTGCAGCAAAAGATTTGACTACAGCCACTGGCGAGAAGGGTGAAACTGTAAAGGTGATAGAGGCTGGAATAGGGATGAAGAATCACTTCACATTTGGGGATGATTTTTTCTGTACTTTCATTCCGGGAGATCAGCAAATTTACGTTTTTGATCCAAAATTTGAATTGCAAAAAAAGGTTAGTGACTTAGGACCAGATGGTTTGTTTTTGAAAAATGGGTTGAATAATGTATTGAATTTGACTCCTAACTTAGTTGCACTCGAAACTAAAAACCTTGAAGTTTTATTATTTGATTCAGATTTAAATCAGCGGAACGAAAATAACATAGTTAAATCAAATTTCCCATTACTGAATGTTGATTTAGTAGATAAATTAGCTTTCCTTTCCACTAGAAGTTTGACAAATCCTGTAGAAGAGGTAAGTGTAGTCGATATTGCCAATGGGACAACAAATCTGCAATTTAAGTTAGAAATACCCATAGAAGATTATAGCGTTCATAATACTTATGCCAATTCAACAAGTGGGATTTACCTTGCAGCAGCAAACAAGGACAATGGCTTTGAAGTATTTATAGAAAATGAAAAAGGTTTTCAAGTAGCTGAAGAAATTTTTAATACAGATTATGAACAAGCTATTCTTGAGCAATTGGAAGTTACCGAGGTTTTGCCTGAATACTCTACTTATCCTAAAAGAATTCTAAATTTAAACGGTACCATATATTCACTTTCTCGTTTACAGATGCCTGACGCCTATACTGACGCTGATGCTCAAGCTGCTGGTATTAACACAGCTGTACGAGACATGAATTTCCTTTATAAACTCAACAAAAGACCAGGAAACCCTTCTCCCGCTTCTTTCTCGGTTGATGAAAATGAAGCAAAAGGCACAGTTTTGGGGACAATTTCTGCAACTGATCAAGATGATGACAATCTTTCATTCCAGCTAGTATCCGGTACAGGTTCATCAGACAATAGCAAAGTGACTTTGAGTGGTAGTCAATTATCTTTGGTTGAAGTACCCGATTATGAAGCGGATACACTATGGGCAATCCGTGTGCAAGTGACAGACCCTCATGGTGATAGTCGAAGTCGGGCAATTACTATTAATATCAATGATGTCAATGATGCGCCTACAGGATTGGATTTAACCACAGAATATGTTTCGGAAAGTCTACCCATAGGGGATCCTGTAGCAGGTATAGAAACGGTAGATGAGGATGAAACAGATAATTTCACTTATTCACTTGTGGTCTCTAATACTAATCCTGGGGTAGCTGATGCTGACAATCTTTCTTTTAGTATATCTGATTCTGTTTTAGTGTCTAATACTACATTTGATGCAGCTTTAAAATCACAATATTCTATCACATTAGAGGTAAGCGATAAAGGAGGGGCTACCTATCAGCAAGCCTTTGTTATTAATATTACGGAAGAAAACGAGGTTCCTACCGATATTTTATTAGATAATAATAGCATAGCGGAAAATCTCACTGAAAGAACCTTAGTGGGAACTTTAGATACAGAAGATGCAGATGCTGACGAGGATAATGATGATACGGATGATGTAGATTTTACTTATGCTCTAGTTTCTGGAAATGGTGATGGTGACAACAGTAGTTTTGAAATTTCAGCTGATTCTTTGTTTGCAATAAACTCATTTGATTTTGAGGCCAACTCAAGTTTAAGTATACGTGTTCAAACCACAGACCCCAAAATGGCTACCTTTAGTAAGGTTTTAGGTATTAGTGTTACAGATGCTAATGATCCGCCAATAGGTATTATTTTAAGCAGCGATAGCATTGACGAAAACCAAAGCAATGAGACTGTTGTTGGAACCCTAGACGGGGAAGATCCTGATGAGACAGAAGACTTTAGTTTTTCTTTGATTGATGAAACTAATTTTCCGGATAATACTGCATTCTCAATAAATACGAATAATGAGTTAGTTCAATCTGTTGATGAATTTGATTTTGAAAGTCAGTCCATTTATGAAATTAAGTTACAATTAACTGACAAAGAAGGGGAGACTATAGATAGTGTTTTTACAATACATGTTGTTGATGTAAATGATGCCCCAGCTGATATTACTTTATCTGGGAATAGTGTTAATGAAGAAAGCAGTAATGCTATTGCTGGTCAACTGAGTGCGGTAGATGAAGACGCAACTGATAACCATACTTTCCATCTTCCTAAAGATTCTCTATCCAATGATAAATTTCAAATTTTAACAGGGGATGAATTAGCACTGGCTGCCCCACTAAATTTTGAAGTAGATGATAAGTTTTATGAGATATATGTTGAAGTAAGTGATATATCAGGTGCTGTCTACGGAAAGACCTTTGAAATTGAATTATTAGATATCAATGATCCTGTTGACACGCTTGTTATGAAGAGAACAAGTGTCAAAGGTGGCCTTTCTTTTGAAGAAAAGGTATCTAATATTGAATTAAGAGATGAAGATTTAGGAAATAATATAAGCAATTTTTATTCCAGAGAGGATTATGTAATGTCTTTGGTAGACAATGCCAATTTTCCAGACAATTCGAATTTTCAGATTACCTTCCTTAACGAGGATGGCTTATATGCATTGGAAGCAGCCACAGATTTAACTTTTGATGAAGCAGCCGATAACTTATATGAGATCAAAATAGAGGTGGTTAATATTGACCTCAGCTATGTACAGACTTTTAAGATCGAACTAGTCTCTGAATCAGCCAATACACCGCCTACTAACATCAATATCTCTAATGATAGTGTGTTTAATGTGGCAACAGCTGGTACTGAGATAGGTGTATTGAGCACAGAGGATGATGCAGCTGATACACATACCTACTCTCTTGCAAGTAATAGTTCTAGTAACGATAACGAATTGTTCAGTATAGCAACTGATAGACTTATTTTGGATGCTAATTTGAAAGACAGTACGGAGGAAAGTTTCGTTGTTGTTGTGATCAGTGAAGACAACGGAGGCCTTAGCCTTACTGAGGAAATTACTATTTATGTAAAAGAATTTGAAGATTCTACTCCTCCTGAAATAACAGGAGTTACTGGAGGTGATCGTTCAGTTCAGGAGGATGACAATAGTTATGAGATAAGTGGTAGCGTTACGGATGATATTTTTATCGAAAGTGTAGAATTAGAATATGGTCCAGTAACCAGTATAGAATTTACAAAGAAGGACCTTATTGAATTGGATGGCGGTCAATTTACAGGTAGCATACCTTTTGAGCAGGGAGATGCTTTTGGACTTAAAGCCAGAATAATTGCAGTGGATACTTCTGGTAATAGCACAGCTTCTGATACAGTATATTTTTATAAGGAGATAACTTCTTCAAGTGCTCTGGCGACCCTTCCAAAAGAAAATATTGGAAAAGGAAAAAAGAGCGCAGATTACAGAATGTTTTCTGTACCCTATAATATTCAATCGCAAAATCAGTCAATAAGAGATATTTTCGAAACTTCTTTAGGAGAAACGTATTCCGATGGGAATTTTAAGGTGTATCATTGGGATCCGGAAAAAGAAAGTTACGAGGAGTTCCTATCGTTAGGAACCATAGAACCAGGTTTAGCCTATTGGTTTAGTACCACCTTAGAAGACCCTATAATTAATTTTGGAGGTGGAAATGTATATCCTTATAAAGTAGGTGATAAGGCAGTATGGAAATTAAAAGCTGGATGGAATCAAATCGGTAACCCATATCCTGTTAGTATTGACTGGAATTTAATTCAGAGCACATACCCTACAATTGGTGATTTATATATGTTTGGTTCTGAAGGTTATACTACTGAGGCAACTTTAGCTCCTCATCAAGGTGCTTTTATTTTGGTACAGGAGGATATAAATATAGAGGCGGATGTGACCAATAATTTAGGTGGTAGGCAGGCATCATTAGCTTCTGAAACGGAATCTTCCCTTGAATTAGCTTTTAAACTGACACAAGGCGAACTTCATGCAGAAGGTGGAGTGGCTATGCATAAAGAGGCAAGTGACGGTTTAGATGGATTAGACCAAGCCAATCCTCCAGCTTTAGGTAATCATGTTGAAATTAGTTTCAAACAGCCGGAGTCAATATGGGATAACTATCGATGGGATGTTGTGCGAGAAAAGGATTACCATGTATGGAGCTTTACGGTTAATGTACAAAATAAAGATCAGTTTAGCAGTCTTTCCTGGGAGGCTAATGATTTTCTCAAAGGCCAATTCTATTTGATTGACCTAGAAGGCTTGCAAAAGATTGATCTAACAGAGCATTCAGAATACCAATTTAGAGGTGGAAACCAACATCAGTTTAAATTGATATATGACCGTTTTTCCACAGGTCGATTTGATTTAGGTACCTCCATGATAGGAGCTCCATATCCAAATCCTTTTAAATCCGATTTATTTATTCCTGTAAATATTTCTGATCAGAGAAATGCTAACATTATGATTGAAGTTATGGATCTTAATGGAAAATTAGTAGCAAAAAAATCATGGAATAGGGAATTGAAAGCTGGATATCAATTATTGTCTTTTGATGGAGCTAATCAAAATGCAGAGAATGGTACTTCATTTAGCAATGGAGTTTATTTATACCAATTGACCATTACAGAAAATAATAGTACTATCAAAAAGATGGGAAGAATCATAAAATATTAA
- a CDS encoding 4Fe-4S binding protein — protein sequence MAIMITDECINCGACEPECPNTAIYEGGVEWNWSGGTELSGKAKLIDGTEVDAEEMQEPVSDEFYYIVTGKCTECTGFHEEPQCAAVCPVDCCVDDPDNEETDGELMAKKEWMHKE from the coding sequence ATGGCAATAATGATAACAGATGAATGTATTAATTGTGGTGCTTGCGAACCAGAGTGCCCTAATACAGCAATATATGAAGGTGGCGTTGAATGGAATTGGTCTGGTGGGACTGAGCTTTCCGGTAAAGCCAAATTAATAGATGGGACAGAGGTGGATGCAGAAGAAATGCAGGAGCCTGTTTCAGATGAATTCTATTATATAGTAACTGGAAAATGTACGGAATGTACGGGTTTCCATGAAGAGCCTCAGTGCGCAGCGGTTTGCCCTGTTGATTGTTGTGTGGATGACCCAGATAATGAAGAAACAGATGGCGAGTTAATGGCTAAAAAAGAATGGATGCATAAAGAGTAA
- a CDS encoding caspase family protein has translation MKKSVIFKYILALFIVLLHAMGGIAQAVSSKTAAIKIDESAKAGDKMVMPSISWINPNLEYTNSTENKVVFKAKVKASDGLKSVSMEAFKKKDHSKLGEKQFTITAGQKEMMLEEELFLPDGDIIFEVRATSISGGVILSQRTVLVGMDAIKDAVSIDRKDYALVFATNKYDNWSDLVNPINDGKTIAEQLKKLYGFEVEVVENPTQNEVFEKILEYNRKSYKPQDQLMIFFAGHGQFDEDFGEGYVVAKNSLANDKSKTSYISHARLRSVINNIPCEHIFLTMDVCFGGTFDPRVASSRGLESFEQDDKEMLARKLSYKTRRYLTSGGKEYVSDGIPGEHSPFAKKLLEALKSLGGSDRILTLTELNTYLERLKPAPRTGTFGDNESLSDFVFVGQEF, from the coding sequence ATGAAAAAGTCAGTAATTTTTAAATATATACTAGCATTATTTATAGTGCTTCTTCATGCTATGGGAGGCATTGCGCAAGCTGTTTCTTCTAAAACGGCAGCCATTAAAATTGATGAAAGCGCCAAAGCGGGAGATAAAATGGTGATGCCAAGTATAAGTTGGATAAATCCTAATTTGGAATATACCAATAGTACAGAAAATAAAGTGGTCTTTAAAGCAAAAGTAAAGGCCTCTGATGGCTTAAAGTCTGTTTCAATGGAAGCATTTAAAAAGAAGGATCACTCTAAATTAGGGGAGAAGCAGTTTACCATTACCGCAGGTCAGAAAGAAATGATGCTGGAAGAGGAGCTATTTCTCCCTGATGGGGACATCATTTTTGAGGTGAGAGCTACCTCCATTTCAGGTGGGGTAATTTTATCTCAGCGAACAGTTTTAGTTGGTATGGATGCCATTAAAGATGCGGTTTCCATTGATAGAAAAGATTATGCTTTGGTATTTGCAACCAATAAATATGATAACTGGTCAGATTTGGTGAATCCGATCAATGATGGAAAAACCATAGCCGAGCAATTGAAGAAGTTGTACGGCTTCGAAGTGGAGGTTGTAGAAAACCCAACCCAAAATGAGGTGTTTGAAAAGATTCTGGAGTACAATCGAAAATCTTATAAACCTCAGGATCAGCTCATGATATTCTTTGCAGGCCATGGTCAATTTGATGAAGATTTTGGAGAGGGGTATGTTGTTGCTAAAAATTCTTTAGCAAATGATAAGAGTAAAACTTCATATATTTCTCATGCCCGATTAAGGTCGGTCATAAATAATATTCCATGTGAACATATTTTCCTTACCATGGATGTTTGCTTTGGAGGAACTTTTGATCCTAGAGTTGCTTCGAGTCGAGGCTTAGAATCTTTTGAGCAAGATGATAAAGAAATGTTGGCACGAAAGCTCTCGTATAAAACCAGAAGATATTTAACTTCAGGTGGGAAGGAATATGTTTCAGATGGAATACCTGGTGAGCATTCTCCTTTTGCAAAAAAATTATTAGAGGCCTTGAAAAGTTTAGGTGGCTCTGATCGAATTCTTACCTTAACAGAGCTCAATACTTATTTAGAAAGATTAAAACCAGCACCAAGAACCGGTACTTTTGGAGACAATGAGTCGTTAAGTGATTTTGTTTTTGTAGGACAGGAGTTTTAG
- a CDS encoding M50 family metallopeptidase codes for MTIKIIETFCTIVMVFIVLGVHELGHLITGLKLGFRFELFVVGPLGIKKNHDKIRVYLNKNVAHYGGLAATLPTEDKPDNIKKLAIICLAGPIASIVFAVILAALYLTTEFQFSKVLLVGALASLGIFLVTTIPNKTGMFFTDRKRYERLTKNGPERSVELALLRILGNYAKDNSYVNINEDDIELLISDEHYKFFGLFTKLTYQFEKEGNYNLDTKEQYDSLSELMPKSMVKAMNMQLVKLRK; via the coding sequence ATGACAATAAAAATTATTGAAACATTTTGCACTATTGTAATGGTTTTTATAGTACTTGGTGTTCATGAGTTAGGGCATTTAATTACAGGATTGAAACTAGGTTTTAGGTTTGAACTCTTTGTAGTTGGACCTTTAGGAATCAAGAAGAATCATGATAAAATTAGGGTTTATTTAAATAAGAATGTCGCTCACTATGGTGGCTTAGCAGCAACATTACCAACTGAAGATAAACCTGACAATATAAAAAAACTAGCAATTATATGCCTTGCAGGCCCAATTGCTTCAATTGTTTTTGCCGTCATTTTGGCAGCCTTATACCTAACCACAGAATTTCAATTCTCGAAAGTATTATTGGTTGGCGCGTTGGCGTCATTAGGAATTTTTTTAGTGACAACGATACCAAACAAAACGGGTATGTTTTTTACGGACAGAAAGCGTTATGAAAGACTTACTAAAAATGGCCCAGAAAGATCAGTAGAATTAGCACTATTAAGAATATTAGGGAATTATGCTAAAGACAATTCTTATGTTAATATTAATGAAGACGATATTGAATTGTTAATATCTGATGAGCATTATAAATTTTTTGGTCTTTTTACTAAGCTGACTTATCAATTTGAGAAAGAGGGTAACTATAATTTAGACACTAAAGAACAATATGATAGTTTATCTGAATTAATGCCTAAATCAATGGTAAAAGCGATGAATATGCAATTAGTTAAATTGAGAAAATAA
- a CDS encoding SRPBCC domain-containing protein, which translates to MEIKTEITIKASKERIWNILTDLEKYKNWNPFILNSEGEIKEGSRIANTMKNGQDIMKFKPVIIKVEENNYFEWLGSLWFKGVFDGRHYFKIESIGENQITLFHGEHFSGILSKMILKKIGKQTEENFVKMNLALKELAENKVLEFNEK; encoded by the coding sequence ATGGAAATTAAAACTGAAATTACAATCAAAGCTTCTAAAGAACGGATTTGGAATATTTTAACGGATCTGGAAAAGTATAAAAACTGGAATCCATTTATATTGAATAGCGAAGGAGAAATAAAAGAGGGTAGCCGAATTGCCAACACCATGAAAAACGGGCAGGATATCATGAAATTTAAGCCAGTTATTATAAAGGTGGAAGAAAATAACTATTTTGAATGGTTAGGGAGCCTATGGTTTAAAGGAGTGTTTGATGGTAGACATTATTTTAAAATTGAAAGCATTGGTGAAAACCAAATTACATTATTTCATGGAGAGCATTTTTCAGGAATATTAAGTAAAATGATTTTGAAGAAGATAGGGAAGCAAACAGAAGAGAATTTTGTGAAAATGAATCTGGCACTGAAGGAGCTGGCAGAGAACAAAGTTTTAGAATTTAATGAAAAGTAA
- a CDS encoding Ser-Thr-rich GPI-anchored membrane family protein: MRIFSVISKHFFLTLLGGLWVMSVHGQNVEIKEIYFEEAKVHILYKLEDSKNDRSYQINIYSSKDNFISPLQAVKGDLGVEIYPGDSKEIIWDPFEEFGQDFNDHINIEIRGRVYIPFVKLDDFNYESLKRGKSYEITWTGGASSNILNIDLYKEDNKVAVFSNIANVGEYVLNIPKKTEVGENYRLRISDKNNKDDVVFSKEFAIKRKIPLALQIAPVAIVGAGIYFLLPYLQSEESGFENPQNPPNLNEN, translated from the coding sequence ATGCGTATTTTTTCTGTAATAAGTAAACACTTTTTTTTGACACTTTTAGGGGGGCTGTGGGTTATGTCCGTTCACGGTCAAAATGTTGAAATAAAGGAAATATATTTTGAGGAGGCCAAAGTTCATATCCTTTACAAATTGGAGGATAGTAAAAATGATAGATCTTATCAAATTAATATTTATAGTTCTAAAGACAATTTCATTTCACCCTTACAAGCTGTAAAAGGTGATTTAGGAGTAGAGATTTATCCAGGAGACAGTAAAGAAATTATCTGGGATCCATTTGAAGAATTTGGACAGGATTTCAATGACCATATTAATATTGAAATTAGGGGCAGAGTTTATATCCCTTTTGTAAAGTTGGATGATTTCAATTACGAATCTTTAAAAAGAGGGAAAAGCTATGAAATTACCTGGACAGGTGGCGCATCAAGTAATATTTTAAATATTGATTTATACAAAGAAGATAACAAGGTTGCAGTTTTTTCAAATATTGCTAATGTTGGAGAGTACGTCTTGAATATTCCAAAGAAGACAGAAGTTGGGGAAAATTATAGATTACGTATTTCGGATAAAAATAATAAAGATGATGTTGTGTTTTCAAAGGAATTTGCCATTAAACGGAAAATACCTTTAGCCTTGCAAATTGCACCAGTTGCGATTGTAGGTGCTGGTATTTATTTTCTTCTTCCCTATCTACAATCTGAAGAAAGCGGCTTTGAAAACCCTCAGAACCCACCTAATTTAAATGAGAATTAA